One genomic segment of Synechocystis sp. LKSZ1 includes these proteins:
- a CDS encoding NAD(P)-dependent oxidoreductase translates to MKKRVFVTGISGCIGHYLADELITNPDYELFLLVRNPQKLQFNDHLRPDIHLIEASLDQIENYADLLQTMDVAILIATSWGDYQQTYDTNVEKTLALINCLDPDRCEQVIYFSTASILDRTGHPLKEAGELGTDYIRTKYLCHQALEANSDACRISPVMAEKITVVYPTLVFGGESNKPYSHLSGGLGEILQWLNLIRWFRADGSFHFIHGRDIARVVAYLLAHPTGQRQDFVLGNAPLTATQAIQDICQALNKRIYVQIPLSISLAHLFIKLFRIQMADWDHFCLDYRHFTYPRPVSPASFGQPSHCATVAELLQVSGVA, encoded by the coding sequence ATGAAGAAACGTGTTTTTGTGACGGGCATTAGTGGCTGTATTGGCCATTATTTGGCCGATGAGTTGATTACCAATCCAGATTATGAACTCTTTTTACTGGTGAGAAATCCCCAGAAACTCCAGTTTAATGATCATCTCCGTCCCGATATTCACTTGATTGAAGCCAGTCTAGATCAGATTGAAAATTATGCTGATCTCCTGCAAACCATGGATGTGGCCATTTTAATTGCCACCAGTTGGGGAGACTACCAGCAGACCTACGATACCAATGTAGAAAAAACCCTGGCCCTGATTAATTGCCTCGATCCAGACCGCTGTGAGCAGGTCATCTATTTCTCGACAGCCAGTATCCTCGACCGCACCGGCCATCCCCTCAAGGAAGCGGGGGAATTGGGAACCGACTACATTCGCACCAAATATCTCTGTCACCAGGCCCTGGAAGCCAACAGTGACGCTTGCCGGATCTCGCCGGTCATGGCCGAAAAAATAACCGTGGTGTATCCCACGCTCGTTTTTGGTGGTGAGTCCAATAAGCCCTATTCCCATCTTTCCGGGGGCCTGGGAGAAATTCTGCAATGGTTGAATTTAATTCGTTGGTTTCGGGCCGACGGCAGTTTTCACTTCATCCATGGCCGCGACATTGCTCGGGTGGTGGCCTATCTCTTGGCCCACCCCACGGGCCAACGCCAAGACTTTGTGCTGGGTAATGCTCCCCTAACGGCCACCCAGGCCATTCAAGACATTTGCCAGGCCCTTAACAAACGGATTTATGTCCAGATCCCCCTATCCATCAGTCTGGCCCATCTTTTCATTAAGCTCTTTCGGATTCAAATGGCGGATTGGGATCATTTTTGTTTGGATTACCGCCACTTTACCTATCCCCGTCCTGTTTCCCCGGCCAGCTTCGGCCAACCCAGCCATTGTGCAACGGTGGCAGAACTCCTTCAGGTTAGTGGTGTGGCCTAA
- a CDS encoding tetratricopeptide repeat protein: MKTFLLSLCLGLLPVVPLLAQTTPTSPTVPTPKTAVQWYNQGVDKLNSQDYAGAIADFSQSIHLNPKDADTFYNRGYAQHILGNHTAAIADYTQALQLNPKFAYAFGNRCYAFFLLKQYARAIEDCTNAIVLNPHYADFYIYRGNAQDDIGQPKTALADFNDAIRLNPKHANAYYNRGLTHNRLKESQKALADYTKSIELNPKLAEAYFNRGLTQALLKQEKAAITDLKMAAQLFQAQGKTELAQKAEQLSQQLSQG; this comes from the coding sequence ATGAAGACCTTCCTCCTGAGCCTCTGTCTGGGACTGCTCCCCGTCGTTCCTCTTCTGGCCCAAACGACCCCAACGTCCCCCACCGTTCCAACCCCCAAAACCGCCGTCCAATGGTACAACCAGGGTGTTGATAAGCTCAACAGTCAGGACTATGCCGGGGCCATTGCCGACTTTAGCCAATCGATCCACCTCAATCCCAAGGATGCCGATACCTTCTACAATCGGGGCTACGCTCAACATATTTTGGGTAATCATACGGCCGCTATTGCGGACTACACCCAGGCCCTGCAACTCAACCCTAAATTTGCCTATGCCTTCGGCAATCGGTGCTACGCCTTTTTTCTGCTAAAACAGTATGCCCGGGCCATTGAGGACTGTACCAATGCCATTGTCCTCAATCCCCACTACGCCGATTTTTACATTTATCGCGGCAACGCCCAGGATGACATTGGCCAACCCAAAACAGCTTTGGCGGATTTTAACGATGCCATTCGTCTCAATCCCAAGCACGCCAACGCCTACTACAATCGCGGTCTGACCCATAATCGCCTTAAGGAATCCCAAAAGGCTCTGGCGGACTATACCAAAAGCATTGAACTCAATCCAAAATTGGCCGAGGCCTATTTCAATCGAGGCCTGACCCAGGCCCTGCTCAAACAAGAAAAGGCAGCCATCACCGACCTCAAAATGGCAGCCCAATTATTCCAGGCCCAGGGGAAAACGGAGTTGGCCCAGAAGGCTGAGCAATTATCGCAACAGCTTAGCCAGGGTTAG
- a CDS encoding aminotransferase class V-fold PLP-dependent enzyme yields the protein MALQSSLDDPNPFFSLRSEFPGLGEKGYFNYGGQGPLPQSAFQRILETYQFLEQTGPFSLTANRYFQTEMAQLRQTLAEEFQVAPATITLTDNVTAGCNIVLWGLPWQKGDHILMTDCEHPGVIAIVQALSQRFELTYSTCPILATQQGTDPVAVIQGHLTPKTRLVIFSHLLWNNGQVLPLADIIQACRGFHGEYPVQILVDGAQAAGSLPLDFSTLSVDYYAFTGHKWFCGPAGVGGLYVHPERFSELAPTYVGWRSLRYSSSGEVLGWAEDGRRFEVATAAFPQYRGLQAALMVHRQAGTAKDRYHQICTLSATLWQGLQTLPGVHCLSPHPPAAGLVSFEVAGPLSHGEIVQRLEQERFYLRTIVDPSCIRACCHYFTEVAEIDRLLAALKHILA from the coding sequence ATGGCCCTCCAGTCCTCCCTCGACGACCCCAATCCCTTTTTCTCCCTGCGCTCAGAATTTCCCGGTCTGGGGGAGAAAGGCTACTTCAACTACGGGGGCCAGGGGCCGCTACCCCAATCGGCTTTCCAACGCATCCTCGAAACCTACCAGTTCCTAGAGCAAACTGGCCCGTTTTCCCTCACTGCCAACCGTTACTTCCAGACGGAAATGGCCCAACTCCGCCAGACCTTGGCCGAGGAATTTCAAGTGGCACCGGCCACGATCACGCTGACAGATAATGTGACAGCTGGTTGCAACATTGTGCTCTGGGGCCTGCCTTGGCAGAAGGGAGATCATATCCTAATGACAGACTGCGAGCATCCTGGCGTGATCGCCATTGTCCAGGCCCTGAGTCAGCGTTTTGAGCTGACCTATTCCACCTGTCCGATCCTAGCCACCCAGCAGGGAACAGATCCCGTGGCCGTGATTCAGGGTCATTTAACCCCCAAGACTCGTCTGGTGATCTTCAGCCATCTACTCTGGAACAATGGCCAAGTCCTGCCCCTAGCAGACATTATCCAGGCCTGTCGGGGTTTTCACGGTGAGTATCCCGTTCAAATCCTCGTCGATGGCGCCCAGGCCGCGGGTTCCCTGCCCCTAGATTTTTCGACCCTCTCCGTCGATTACTACGCTTTTACGGGCCATAAGTGGTTCTGTGGGCCGGCTGGTGTCGGGGGCCTGTATGTCCATCCTGAGCGGTTTTCGGAATTGGCCCCGACCTACGTCGGTTGGCGGAGTTTGCGGTATAGCAGTAGCGGTGAAGTTCTAGGCTGGGCCGAAGATGGCCGACGTTTTGAGGTGGCCACGGCCGCGTTTCCCCAATACCGGGGCCTCCAGGCCGCCCTGATGGTACATCGTCAGGCCGGAACCGCCAAAGACCGTTACCACCAAATTTGTACCCTAAGTGCCACCCTCTGGCAGGGTCTGCAAACCCTACCGGGCGTTCATTGCCTGAGTCCCCATCCCCCGGCGGCGGGCCTAGTGTCTTTTGAAGTCGCAGGGCCTCTGAGCCATGGAGAGATCGTTCAACGCTTGGAGCAGGAGCGTTTCTACCTGCGAACCATCGTTGACCCCAGTTGTATCCGGGCCTGTTGCCACTACTTCACCGAAGTCGCTGAAATTGATCGTTTATTAGCGGCTCTTAAACATATTCTTGCCTAA
- a CDS encoding cyclic nucleotide-binding domain-containing protein → MTELTKNIASFVQSLNSITFNFGQVSISLYSILQISFYLLIIYVLTHYFNTLLKKHLLARFITEKGVRYIIANLISYSLGAFILIIILQTTGINLSSLALIGGALGFGIGLGLQDLTRNFVSGMTLLAEQKIKIGDFIQFDGIEGYVREISPRAVVVRLKNGSSVIMPSSVIIEQKVINYHYDTETVRLTLPIGVAYGSDPVLVTETLLLSAYSQSTILREPRAQVIFTNFGDSALNLELWVWIKTADVGIKPEILSALRFAIEYNFRINHIVIPFPQRDLWLRNPDPWVTFFQSEEQVSTQADGEDVSLKTAPESLKSVPLQTTVSIRKVLKSINYFQDLNDLEIRQLIEIGQLKNIQAGEVLFRENDPGDAMYIVIFGEVEVYAEQLGKVLATLGIGSFFGELALMLGTPRTASVKALQNSLLFAIKHPHFECLLQTNLEFRETIINTLSQHQEELRQRKQELAEKGLLTAAEEDPNIVNWMRKRLQMLFGF, encoded by the coding sequence ATGACTGAGCTGACGAAAAACATTGCTAGCTTTGTACAAAGCTTAAACTCAATTACCTTTAATTTTGGGCAAGTTAGTATTTCACTGTATTCGATTCTGCAAATTTCTTTCTATCTCTTAATTATTTACGTTTTAACTCACTATTTTAATACCCTCCTCAAGAAGCATTTATTAGCTCGTTTCATTACTGAAAAGGGCGTTCGTTACATTATTGCTAATTTAATTAGCTATAGCTTGGGAGCTTTTATTTTAATTATTATTCTACAGACGACGGGGATTAATCTTTCTTCCCTCGCCTTAATCGGTGGAGCCTTGGGTTTTGGAATTGGTTTAGGTTTACAAGACCTGACCCGTAACTTTGTTAGTGGCATGACCCTATTAGCAGAGCAAAAAATAAAGATTGGCGATTTTATTCAATTTGATGGTATCGAAGGCTATGTACGAGAAATTTCGCCTCGGGCAGTGGTAGTTCGTCTTAAAAATGGTTCTTCTGTCATTATGCCCAGTAGCGTCATTATTGAGCAAAAGGTGATTAACTATCATTACGATACCGAAACTGTCCGCTTAACCCTACCCATCGGGGTTGCCTACGGTAGTGACCCGGTTTTGGTGACAGAAACTTTACTCTTGTCGGCCTATAGCCAGAGTACAATCCTGCGGGAGCCGAGGGCCCAGGTGATTTTTACTAACTTTGGAGATAGTGCCCTGAATCTAGAATTGTGGGTCTGGATTAAAACCGCGGATGTGGGCATAAAGCCTGAAATTTTAAGTGCGCTACGCTTTGCTATTGAATACAATTTTCGGATTAATCATATTGTTATTCCTTTTCCTCAACGAGATTTATGGCTACGTAATCCTGATCCCTGGGTGACGTTCTTCCAGTCTGAAGAGCAGGTTTCCACGCAAGCAGATGGAGAGGACGTTTCCCTAAAAACAGCCCCCGAATCCCTGAAAAGTGTTCCCCTTCAAACAACGGTTTCAATCCGGAAAGTTTTGAAGTCAATCAACTATTTCCAAGACCTCAATGATTTAGAAATCAGACAATTAATAGAAATTGGTCAACTAAAGAATATTCAAGCTGGAGAGGTATTATTTCGAGAAAATGACCCCGGTGATGCCATGTATATTGTCATTTTTGGGGAAGTGGAAGTGTATGCTGAACAGTTAGGCAAAGTTTTGGCCACGTTGGGAATTGGTAGCTTCTTTGGAGAATTAGCCCTGATGCTAGGAACTCCACGAACCGCATCTGTCAAAGCCCTGCAAAATTCCCTACTCTTTGCTATTAAACATCCTCATTTTGAATGCCTCCTGCAAACCAACTTAGAATTTCGAGAGACGATCATTAATACCTTGAGCCAACACCAGGAAGAGTTGCGACAACGTAAGCAGGAACTGGCGGAAAAGGGCCTGTTAACGGCGGCGGAAGAAGACCCCAATATTGTCAACTGGATGCGGAAACGTCTGCAAATGCTCTTTGGCTTTTGA
- the htpG gene encoding molecular chaperone HtpG, with amino-acid sequence MAVLEKGNITIHTENIFPIIKKSLYTDHEIFLRELISNAVDAIAKRKMAAYAAEAQGDLPEPEISIVVDKVNKTLSITDNGIGMTVDEVKKYINQVAFSSAEEFIEKYQKTANDLIGHFGLGFYSAFMVSTKVEIDTLSFQPGAQAVHWSCDGSPQFELTDSDRTQVGTTVTLTIMEEEQEYLEASRIRQLVKTYSDFMAVPIRFEGETLNKQRALWKESPQNLTKEDYLELYRYLYPFQEDPLLWVHLNTDYPFLLNGILYFPKLRPDVDVSRGQIKLFCNQVFVSDHCEEVIPEFLMPLRGVIDSPDIPLNVSRSALTNHRTVRRIADYIAKKVGDRLKALYSENAAEYLKCWEDIGTFVKFGSLKDDKFKQQVEEILLYRTTYKAEGKTEDAPTVEVQTEDDAWADVSADKNDGDPYEKAGYTTLKSYLARNKERHENRVFYCTDQSTQATYVELYKNQGIEILFMESFIDTNYFIPFLEREYSEVKFSRVDSELDKTLLEEDKANEIIDPATNKSRSEQIKELFEKALNNPKINIRTESLKADDPHSTPPAMVLLPEAMRRLREMTAMMQQQAMAFPDEHMLVINVNHPLIHNILSLSQGSIVQASGESPSGELAKALCLHVYDLALMAQKGFDADGMKGFIERSNAVLTRLTQ; translated from the coding sequence ATGGCTGTCCTCGAGAAAGGTAATATTACCATCCATACCGAGAATATTTTTCCCATCATTAAGAAATCCCTCTACACCGACCATGAGATTTTTCTGCGGGAATTAATTTCCAATGCGGTCGATGCCATCGCTAAACGGAAGATGGCCGCCTACGCCGCGGAGGCCCAGGGCGACCTCCCCGAACCCGAAATTAGTATTGTGGTCGATAAAGTCAATAAGACCCTCTCAATTACCGACAACGGTATTGGCATGACTGTCGATGAGGTTAAAAAGTACATCAATCAAGTCGCTTTCTCCAGTGCCGAAGAATTTATTGAAAAGTATCAGAAGACAGCTAACGACCTGATCGGTCATTTTGGTCTGGGCTTTTATTCCGCTTTTATGGTTTCCACCAAAGTGGAGATCGATACCCTTTCTTTCCAGCCCGGTGCCCAGGCCGTTCACTGGAGTTGTGATGGTTCACCCCAGTTTGAACTGACGGATTCTGACCGGACGCAGGTGGGAACCACCGTCACTCTGACCATCATGGAAGAGGAGCAGGAATACCTGGAAGCCTCCCGCATCCGTCAATTGGTCAAGACCTACTCCGACTTTATGGCCGTCCCCATCCGCTTTGAGGGGGAAACTCTGAACAAGCAACGGGCCCTATGGAAGGAATCTCCCCAAAATTTAACCAAGGAAGACTACCTCGAACTCTATCGCTACCTCTACCCCTTCCAGGAAGACCCCCTACTCTGGGTACACCTCAATACCGACTATCCTTTCTTGCTCAATGGGATTCTCTATTTCCCAAAACTACGGCCTGATGTGGATGTGTCCCGCGGCCAGATCAAACTCTTCTGCAATCAGGTTTTTGTCAGTGACCACTGCGAAGAAGTCATTCCCGAATTTCTGATGCCCCTCCGTGGCGTAATCGACAGTCCCGACATTCCCCTCAATGTCTCCCGCAGTGCCCTGACCAACCACCGTACCGTGCGTCGCATTGCCGACTACATTGCGAAAAAAGTGGGTGATCGTTTGAAAGCGCTTTACAGCGAAAATGCGGCGGAATACCTCAAATGCTGGGAAGACATCGGTACTTTTGTCAAATTTGGCTCCCTCAAAGATGACAAATTCAAACAGCAGGTTGAAGAGATCTTGCTCTACCGCACCACCTATAAGGCCGAGGGAAAAACTGAAGACGCTCCCACCGTAGAAGTCCAGACCGAAGACGATGCCTGGGCTGATGTCAGCGCTGACAAAAACGACGGCGATCCCTACGAAAAAGCCGGCTACACGACTCTGAAAAGTTACCTAGCCCGCAACAAAGAACGCCACGAAAATCGGGTCTTCTACTGCACAGACCAGAGTACCCAGGCTACCTACGTGGAACTCTACAAAAATCAGGGTATTGAAATCCTGTTTATGGAGTCCTTCATTGATACCAATTACTTCATTCCCTTCCTGGAACGAGAATACAGTGAGGTCAAATTCTCTCGGGTGGATTCGGAGCTCGATAAAACCCTGCTGGAAGAGGACAAGGCCAACGAGATCATCGACCCAGCCACCAACAAATCCCGCAGTGAGCAGATCAAAGAATTATTCGAGAAGGCCCTGAATAATCCCAAGATCAATATCCGCACGGAGTCCCTCAAGGCCGATGATCCCCACAGTACCCCTCCTGCCATGGTACTTCTGCCAGAAGCGATGCGTCGTCTACGGGAAATGACTGCCATGATGCAACAACAGGCCATGGCCTTTCCCGATGAGCACATGCTGGTGATCAATGTGAACCATCCCCTGATCCACAATATTCTCTCCCTCAGTCAGGGCAGTATCGTTCAAGCGAGCGGTGAGTCACCCTCGGGTGAATTAGCCAAGGCCCTCTGTCTTCACGTCTATGACCTGGCCTTGATGGCCCAGAAAGGCTTTGATGCCGACGGCATGAAGGGCTTTATTGAACGCTCCAATGCCGTGTTGACTCGCTTAACCCAATAA
- a CDS encoding gluconeogenesis factor YvcK family protein — protein MSPSPFKSAIRRLRSEKRKWGATVSQHTPQRVNRWFKWLSPGLFVKRWLLISAIGLALIFFGLAIWVKLTPIYRIGEFVSQSLEWMTQLVPSYISGPLLLALGLFCLLWGQSRTVGSLTEVLQPEGSQELVDVLLNHRRLNRGPKIVVVGGGTGLSTLLRGLKQYSTNITAIVTVADDGGSSGRLRREMGILPPGDIRNCIAALADEEKLLTELFQYRFQAGDGLTGHSFGNLFLTAMTDITGDLEQAIAASSKVLAIRGKVLPATLTDVTLWAELSDGRYIEGESQITEARGKIQAIGCLPADPPALPAVLKAINEADYIIIGPGSLYTSIIPNLLVPDIQKAIAAVNAPRIYVCNIMTQPGETDNYTVADHLQAIDAISDYRLFDAVLVQRTPPSPQVLEHYASKQCHPVYLDREAVSALGCRMILANVMAENEQTGQVRHDPQRLAKVLLRWYSGQ, from the coding sequence ATGTCTCCGAGTCCTTTTAAATCTGCGATACGTCGGTTGAGATCAGAGAAGCGCAAATGGGGAGCGACCGTTTCCCAGCACACGCCCCAGCGGGTCAATCGTTGGTTCAAATGGCTTTCCCCCGGCTTATTTGTTAAGCGATGGCTTTTAATTAGCGCCATAGGCCTGGCGTTGATTTTTTTTGGTCTGGCCATCTGGGTTAAATTAACGCCGATCTATCGCATTGGCGAATTTGTTTCCCAGTCCTTGGAATGGATGACGCAATTAGTACCGAGCTATATTTCTGGCCCCCTGCTGTTGGCCCTGGGCCTTTTTTGTCTGCTCTGGGGCCAGAGTCGCACCGTCGGCTCTCTTACCGAAGTCCTCCAGCCCGAAGGCAGTCAGGAGCTGGTGGATGTTCTGCTGAACCATCGTCGCCTCAACCGGGGGCCTAAAATTGTAGTGGTGGGCGGAGGGACAGGCCTCTCCACCCTTCTGCGGGGACTCAAGCAGTACAGTACTAACATTACAGCTATTGTTACCGTGGCTGATGATGGCGGTTCTTCGGGCCGGCTCCGTCGGGAAATGGGAATTTTGCCACCGGGGGACATTCGCAACTGTATTGCGGCTCTGGCCGATGAAGAAAAACTTTTAACCGAACTTTTTCAGTACCGCTTCCAGGCTGGGGATGGCCTAACGGGCCATAGTTTTGGCAATTTATTCTTGACGGCCATGACCGATATTACCGGCGACCTCGAACAGGCCATTGCCGCGAGTTCAAAAGTTTTGGCCATCCGGGGCAAAGTACTACCGGCTACCCTCACGGACGTGACGCTCTGGGCCGAGTTAAGCGATGGTCGCTATATCGAAGGGGAATCCCAAATTACCGAAGCACGGGGTAAAATCCAAGCCATTGGCTGTTTACCGGCCGACCCACCGGCCCTGCCAGCCGTGTTAAAAGCCATTAATGAAGCCGACTACATCATCATTGGGCCGGGCAGTCTCTACACCAGTATTATTCCAAATCTTCTGGTACCCGACATTCAAAAGGCCATTGCCGCCGTCAATGCCCCCCGCATCTACGTCTGTAACATTATGACCCAGCCAGGGGAAACCGATAATTACACCGTTGCTGACCACCTCCAGGCCATTGATGCCATTTCTGATTACCGTCTGTTTGATGCGGTTTTAGTACAACGCACGCCCCCGTCTCCCCAGGTTTTAGAACACTACGCCAGCAAGCAGTGTCATCCCGTTTATCTAGACCGAGAAGCGGTGTCGGCCCTCGGTTGTCGCATGATCCTAGCTAATGTCATGGCAGAGAATGAACAAACAGGTCAGGTGCGGCATGATCCCCAACGTCTAGCCAAAGTTTTACTACGTTGGTATAGCGGTCAATAA
- the polA gene encoding DNA polymerase I: MTAPSVSSPLLLLVDGHSLAFRAYYAFASSKKGPLRTATGIPTSVCFGFLNSLLQVVEQLRPQALAIAFDRREPTFRHEADANYKADRQETPEEFLVDMGHLRQLLEVLNLATVTYPGYEADDILGTLAEQAVQEGYQVKILSGDRDLFQLVDGTGQIAVLYLSRNPFQSSSGYQEMDWQGVTEKMGVTPAQIVDYKALCGDSSDNIPGIRGIGEKTAVKLLREYQTLENLYDNLGQLKGAVKSKLESGRADAEHSRHLAQIIQTVPLALDLTSLTLQGFEPGPVGQLFQELELRSLAEKLPQIQGQLGGSTVERLEDLVQPLPAGEGASQQLSFFQAPAIVVPAPAPTPVSALASIQLRPLIIQTPQQLDTLVECLQGATDPAHPVAWDTETDGLDPFNAQLVGLGCAWGPGPEAVAYLPLGHHEGEQLSLSEVLTALRPILESPDYPKVLQNAKFDRLILQHHGIQLQGVVFDTMLASYVLHPEQSHNLTDLCRRYLPDAIALSYKDLGLGKGQTIADLDIATAALYCGLDAHSTYRLQEKLSQELAAYPLLQALFTQVELPLESILAAMEDRGIRIDVAYLQQLSQQLAEELQGIEQQAYDAAGEVFNLGSPKQLADILFEKLGLNRKKSRKTKTGYSTDHATLEKLQGDHPIIDSILEHRTLAKLKSTYVDALPSLVNPRTQRIHTDFNQAVTNTGRLSSSNPNLQNIPIRSAFSRQIRQAFIPEPGWILVSADYSQIELRILAHLSQEPVLLQAYQTGQDVHRVTAQLLFEKEEITPAERNLGKTINFGVIYGMGAQRFAREAGVSAEEGRQFIDRYRQTYAQVFRYLELMKKTAITMGFVQTIQGRRRYFDFATESLKQYRGAEPDSIDLETLKLNYTDAQLLRSAANAPIQGSSADIIKIAMVNLAPLLRPYQARLLLQVHDELILEMPEAEQATLQTLIQSTMEQAVSLSVPLRVEVHSGPNWMAAK, translated from the coding sequence ATGACTGCCCCGTCCGTTTCCAGTCCTTTACTGCTTCTAGTTGATGGCCATTCCCTGGCCTTCCGAGCCTACTATGCCTTTGCCAGTTCCAAGAAAGGCCCTCTACGGACAGCGACGGGCATCCCCACCAGCGTCTGTTTTGGCTTTTTAAACTCGCTGTTGCAAGTGGTTGAACAACTGCGGCCCCAGGCCCTGGCCATTGCCTTTGACCGCCGCGAACCCACCTTCCGCCACGAAGCTGATGCTAATTACAAGGCCGACCGTCAGGAAACCCCAGAGGAATTTTTAGTCGATATGGGCCACCTACGGCAGTTACTGGAGGTCCTGAACTTAGCCACCGTGACTTATCCAGGCTACGAGGCCGATGATATTTTGGGAACCCTGGCCGAGCAGGCTGTCCAGGAAGGCTACCAGGTCAAAATTCTCAGCGGCGACCGGGATTTATTTCAACTGGTGGATGGAACCGGCCAGATTGCGGTGCTGTATCTCAGCCGTAATCCCTTTCAAAGTTCCAGCGGCTACCAGGAAATGGATTGGCAGGGGGTAACGGAAAAAATGGGGGTGACACCGGCCCAAATCGTAGACTACAAGGCCCTCTGTGGTGATAGCTCTGACAATATTCCGGGCATACGCGGCATTGGCGAAAAAACCGCCGTCAAACTATTGCGGGAATACCAAACCCTAGAGAATCTCTACGATAACCTGGGGCAACTCAAAGGGGCCGTGAAAAGCAAGCTGGAATCCGGTCGAGCCGATGCCGAACATTCCCGCCACCTGGCCCAAATTATCCAGACCGTTCCCCTGGCGTTAGATTTAACGAGCCTCACGCTCCAGGGCTTTGAACCTGGCCCTGTGGGTCAACTTTTTCAAGAACTCGAACTACGGAGTTTGGCAGAAAAATTACCGCAAATTCAGGGCCAATTGGGCGGTTCTACCGTTGAGAGATTAGAAGACCTCGTTCAACCGCTCCCCGCTGGAGAAGGGGCCTCGCAACAATTATCCTTTTTTCAAGCCCCGGCCATTGTGGTTCCAGCCCCGGCTCCAACCCCCGTTTCAGCCCTAGCCAGTATTCAACTCAGGCCCCTTATTATTCAAACGCCCCAGCAACTAGACACCTTGGTGGAATGCTTGCAAGGTGCCACTGATCCAGCGCATCCCGTGGCCTGGGATACGGAAACTGATGGTCTAGACCCCTTTAACGCTCAGTTAGTGGGCCTGGGTTGTGCCTGGGGGCCTGGCCCGGAAGCAGTGGCTTATCTTCCCCTGGGCCACCACGAAGGAGAACAATTATCGCTCTCGGAAGTATTGACGGCCCTGCGACCGATTTTAGAAAGTCCTGACTATCCCAAGGTCTTACAGAATGCTAAATTTGACCGTCTGATCCTCCAGCACCACGGCATCCAACTCCAGGGTGTCGTCTTCGATACCATGCTGGCTAGCTACGTCCTCCATCCTGAACAAAGCCATAATTTAACAGATCTCTGCCGACGGTACCTCCCCGATGCTATTGCCCTCAGCTACAAAGACCTGGGCCTGGGTAAGGGCCAAACCATAGCGGATCTAGATATTGCAACCGCGGCCCTCTATTGTGGCCTGGATGCCCACAGCACCTATCGTCTCCAGGAAAAATTGAGCCAGGAACTGGCCGCCTATCCGCTTTTGCAGGCCCTGTTTACTCAAGTCGAACTCCCTCTAGAATCGATCCTGGCTGCCATGGAAGACCGGGGTATTCGCATTGATGTGGCCTATCTACAGCAACTGTCCCAGCAATTGGCCGAGGAATTGCAAGGCATTGAACAACAGGCCTATGATGCCGCCGGGGAAGTCTTTAACCTGGGGTCTCCCAAACAACTGGCCGATATTTTGTTTGAAAAACTGGGCCTGAATCGCAAGAAATCCCGCAAAACCAAAACCGGCTATTCCACCGACCACGCCACCCTCGAAAAACTCCAGGGAGACCACCCGATTATCGACAGCATTCTTGAGCACCGTACCCTGGCCAAACTGAAATCTACCTACGTCGATGCCCTACCCAGCTTGGTCAATCCCCGCACCCAACGTATCCACACCGACTTTAACCAAGCCGTCACTAATACGGGCCGTCTGTCTTCTTCTAACCCCAACCTGCAAAATATTCCCATCCGCTCAGCCTTCTCGCGGCAGATCCGTCAGGCCTTTATCCCGGAACCGGGGTGGATTCTAGTCTCGGCGGACTATTCCCAAATTGAACTGAGAATTTTGGCCCATCTCAGCCAAGAGCCGGTACTTCTACAGGCCTATCAAACTGGCCAAGATGTTCACCGCGTCACCGCCCAACTGTTGTTTGAAAAGGAGGAGATTACCCCCGCAGAGCGAAATTTAGGCAAAACCATTAACTTTGGCGTGATTTACGGCATGGGGGCCCAACGCTTTGCTCGCGAAGCCGGCGTCAGTGCCGAAGAGGGCCGACAATTCATTGACCGCTATCGCCAAACCTATGCCCAGGTCTTTCGCTATCTGGAACTGATGAAAAAAACGGCGATCACTATGGGCTTTGTGCAAACCATCCAGGGCCGTCGTCGCTACTTTGACTTTGCCACCGAAAGCTTGAAACAATACCGAGGCGCTGAGCCGGACAGCATCGATTTAGAGACCCTGAAACTCAACTACACCGACGCCCAACTCCTGCGCTCTGCCGCTAATGCCCCGATTCAAGGCTCCAGTGCCGACATTATCAAAATTGCCATGGTTAATCTGGCTCCCCTACTCCGGCCCTACCAGGCCCGCTTATTACTACAAGTCCACGATGAACTGATCTTGGAGATGCCCGAAGCGGAGCAGGCAACCCTCCAAACCCTGATCCAAAGCACAATGGAACAGGCGGTTTCCCTCAGTGTTCCCCTGCGGGTAGAGGTTCACAGTGGCCCCAACTGGATGGCAGCCAAATAA